The following coding sequences are from one Pseudomonas mendocina window:
- the mprF gene encoding bifunctional lysylphosphatidylglycerol flippase/synthetase MprF → MSRAVPELPVQGADAPDLLPPSQPGWLQRNRHLIGLGLSLLLFGVALVACWHLVREINPDQVRESLAAVPPQALLGALLATVLGFVVMLAYEWSASRYANVDLPPPTLALGGFCAFAIGNAIGLSALSGGSVRYRLYGRNGLGASDVARMSLFASLSLGVSLPILAALAALFDLEDASAALRLSEPVLAVVAVAVLVAVTAVVLLVSRKRLAERPAPGCWQVDLGRFSLRLPGLRMSLTQLLISSLDVLIAASVLYLLLPEAPPFSSFVLIYMLALAAGVLSHVPGGVGVFEAVLLAAFSSRIDPAGLVAAMLLYRLLYVVLPLVAAGLLLLAAEARRLWFPRQVARVASGMAAPLLALLVFCAGAVLLFSGVTPTMDERLEALGFLMPPQLVAASHLAASLVGTLCLLLAQGLRRRLSAAWALTLVLLCLGVVLSLLKGFDWLEALVLAAIAGLLALFRREFYRRSRLMDVPASGLVLAATAGVIAASVWLLLFAYQDVAYSHQLWWQFELDANAPRGLRAALGSALVLLAVGLTWLLRATPPSISLPDSEALLRARAIVQASRQPEGGLALSGDKALLFHPDGEAFLMYARRGRSLVALFDPIGPPAARAELIWQFRDLCDRHHARPVFYQVRAENLPGYIDIGLTALKLGEEALVDLKTFDLASNGKEMKALRYTWNRGQRDGLSLEFHAPGQVPMAELQAISDAWLQGKSVREKGFSLGRFSPEYLAHFRVVVVRFEGRAVAFANLLECETHAVASLDLMRVLPDAPKSTMEFLMLGLIQQFQSEGYARFSLGMVPLAGLQTRKGAPLPLRLGALVFDRGESFYNFQGLRRFKDKFLPQWEPRYLAVPAGLDPWVALADTATLIAGGLGGLVRR, encoded by the coding sequence ATGAGTCGAGCGGTACCCGAACTTCCCGTCCAGGGCGCTGACGCGCCTGATCTCCTTCCTCCTTCACAACCCGGCTGGCTGCAACGCAACCGTCACCTGATCGGTCTCGGCCTCTCGCTGTTGCTGTTCGGCGTGGCGCTGGTCGCCTGCTGGCACCTGGTGCGCGAGATCAATCCGGATCAGGTGCGCGAGTCGCTGGCCGCGGTGCCGCCGCAGGCGCTGCTCGGCGCCCTGCTGGCGACCGTGCTGGGCTTTGTGGTTATGCTTGCCTACGAGTGGTCGGCCAGCCGCTACGCCAACGTCGACCTGCCGCCGCCGACCCTGGCGCTGGGCGGTTTCTGCGCCTTTGCCATCGGCAATGCCATCGGGCTGTCGGCGCTCTCCGGCGGTTCGGTGCGGTATCGCCTGTATGGGCGCAATGGCCTTGGCGCCAGCGATGTGGCGCGCATGAGTCTGTTCGCCAGCCTGTCGCTCGGCGTCAGCCTGCCGATTCTCGCGGCGCTGGCGGCGCTGTTCGACCTCGAGGATGCTTCGGCCGCGCTGCGCCTGTCCGAGCCGGTGCTGGCCGTCGTGGCCGTCGCTGTGCTGGTCGCCGTCACGGCAGTGGTGCTGCTGGTCAGCCGCAAACGCCTGGCCGAACGGCCTGCGCCCGGCTGCTGGCAAGTCGACCTGGGCCGTTTCAGCCTGCGTCTGCCCGGCCTGCGCATGAGCCTGACGCAACTGCTGATCAGCAGCCTCGACGTGCTGATCGCCGCCAGCGTGCTGTACCTGCTGCTGCCCGAAGCGCCGCCGTTCTCCTCCTTCGTGCTGATATACATGCTGGCGCTCGCCGCCGGTGTGCTCAGCCATGTGCCGGGCGGCGTCGGGGTGTTCGAGGCGGTGCTGCTGGCGGCTTTTTCCTCGCGCATCGATCCGGCCGGGCTGGTCGCGGCGATGCTGCTCTACCGCCTGCTTTATGTGGTGTTGCCCCTGGTGGCTGCGGGGCTGCTACTGCTGGCGGCCGAGGCACGCCGGCTGTGGTTCCCGCGTCAGGTGGCGCGTGTCGCCAGCGGCATGGCGGCGCCACTGCTGGCGCTGCTGGTGTTCTGCGCCGGCGCGGTGCTGCTGTTTTCCGGGGTGACGCCGACCATGGACGAGCGCCTGGAAGCGCTGGGGTTCCTCATGCCGCCGCAACTGGTGGCGGCCTCGCACCTGGCAGCCAGCCTGGTTGGCACGCTCTGCCTGCTGCTGGCGCAAGGGTTGCGCCGTCGCCTGTCGGCGGCCTGGGCACTGACCCTGGTGCTGCTCTGCCTGGGCGTGGTGCTGTCGTTGCTCAAGGGCTTCGACTGGCTGGAGGCCCTGGTTCTCGCGGCCATCGCCGGCCTGCTGGCGTTGTTTCGCCGCGAGTTCTACCGCCGTAGCCGGTTGATGGATGTGCCGGCTTCCGGCCTGGTGCTGGCGGCCACGGCCGGGGTGATCGCCGCCTCGGTGTGGCTGCTGCTGTTCGCCTACCAGGATGTCGCCTACAGCCATCAGCTGTGGTGGCAGTTCGAGCTGGATGCCAATGCCCCGCGCGGCTTGCGCGCGGCGCTGGGCAGCGCGCTGGTGCTGCTGGCCGTCGGCCTGACTTGGTTGCTGCGCGCCACGCCGCCGAGCATCAGCCTGCCGGACAGCGAGGCGCTGCTGCGCGCGCGCGCCATCGTCCAGGCCTCGCGCCAGCCCGAAGGCGGCCTGGCACTGAGTGGCGACAAGGCCCTGCTGTTCCACCCCGATGGCGAAGCCTTCCTCATGTACGCCCGTCGCGGGCGCAGCCTGGTGGCGCTGTTCGATCCCATCGGCCCGCCAGCCGCGCGTGCCGAGCTGATCTGGCAGTTCCGCGACCTGTGCGACCGTCACCACGCACGGCCGGTGTTCTATCAGGTGCGCGCGGAGAACCTGCCCGGCTACATCGATATCGGCCTGACGGCGCTGAAGCTCGGTGAAGAGGCGCTGGTGGATCTGAAGACCTTCGACCTGGCCAGCAACGGTAAGGAGATGAAGGCCCTGCGCTACACCTGGAACCGCGGTCAGCGCGACGGCCTGAGCCTGGAATTCCACGCCCCCGGCCAGGTGCCGATGGCGGAGCTGCAGGCGATCTCCGATGCCTGGTTGCAAGGCAAGAGCGTGCGCGAGAAGGGCTTCTCACTGGGCCGTTTCAGCCCCGAATACCTGGCGCATTTCCGCGTCGTGGTGGTGCGTTTCGAAGGCCGCGCAGTGGCCTTTGCCAACCTCCTGGAGTGCGAGACGCACGCAGTGGCCAGCCTCGACCTGATGCGCGTGCTGCCGGATGCGCCGAAGTCGACCATGGAGTTCCTCATGCTCGGCCTGATCCAGCAGTTCCAGAGCGAGGGCTACGCCCGCTTCAGCCTCGGCATGGTGCCGCTGGCCGGCCTGCAGACGCGCAAGGGCGCGCCGCTGCCGCTGCGCCTCGGTGCGCTGGTATTCGACCGCGGTGAGAGTTTCTACAACTTCCAGGGCCTGCGCCGCTTCAAGGACAAGTTCCTGCCGCAGTGGGAGCCGCGCTACCTGGCCGTGCCGGCCGGGCTCGATCCCTGGGTGGCATTGGCCGACACCGCCACGTTGATCGCTGGCGGCCTGGGTGGACTGGTGAGGCGTTGA
- a CDS encoding PilZ domain-containing protein: MPNQRQQVRTPMKCRIKISHPSFGELLAQTRDLSDSGVYVKHPDMTGLSVGSEVIGQVQDLPFPAPVLKMEVMRVDAEGAGLRFLGEA; this comes from the coding sequence ATGCCGAACCAGCGTCAGCAGGTGCGTACCCCGATGAAGTGCCGGATCAAGATCAGCCACCCCAGTTTCGGTGAGCTGCTGGCACAGACCCGTGACCTGTCCGATAGCGGCGTCTACGTGAAGCATCCGGACATGACCGGCCTGTCGGTCGGCTCCGAGGTGATCGGCCAGGTGCAGGATCTGCCCTTCCCCGCACCGGTACTGAAAATGGAAGTGATGCGTGTGGATGCCGAAGGGGCGGGTCTGCGTTTTCTCGGCGAGGCCTGA
- a CDS encoding lysophospholipid acyltransferase — translation MEKLKGALVVGFLRLFALLPWRAVQAVGNAIGWLMWKLPNGSRDVVRINLSKCFPELNEAELDKLVGQSLKDIGKTLTESACAWIWPAHKSLKLVREVEGLEVLQQALASGKGVVGITSHLGNWEVLNHFYCNQCKPIIFYRPPKLKAVDELLQQQRVQMGNRVAPSTKEGILSVIKEVRRGGAVGIPADPEPSRSSGVFVPFLGTTALTSKFVPGMLTGGKAVGVFLHALRLPDGSGYKVILEAAPEGMYSDNVEEGVAAMSEVVSRYVRNYPSQYMWSMKRFKKRPDGEAKWY, via the coding sequence GTGGAAAAACTCAAGGGCGCCTTGGTGGTTGGTTTCCTGCGCCTGTTCGCACTGCTGCCCTGGCGCGCCGTGCAGGCCGTGGGCAATGCCATCGGCTGGCTGATGTGGAAACTGCCGAACGGCTCGCGCGACGTGGTGCGCATCAACCTGAGCAAGTGCTTTCCCGAGCTGAACGAGGCCGAGCTGGACAAACTGGTCGGGCAAAGCCTCAAGGACATCGGCAAGACCCTCACCGAAAGCGCCTGCGCCTGGATCTGGCCAGCGCACAAGTCGCTCAAGCTGGTGCGCGAAGTGGAAGGCCTGGAGGTGCTGCAGCAGGCGCTGGCGTCCGGCAAGGGCGTGGTCGGCATCACCAGCCATCTGGGCAACTGGGAAGTGCTCAACCACTTCTACTGCAACCAGTGCAAACCGATCATTTTCTACCGTCCGCCGAAGCTCAAGGCCGTCGACGAGCTGCTGCAGCAGCAGCGCGTGCAGATGGGCAACCGCGTCGCGCCGTCGACCAAGGAAGGCATCCTCAGCGTCATCAAGGAAGTACGCAGGGGTGGCGCCGTGGGCATTCCGGCCGACCCGGAGCCGAGCCGTTCATCGGGGGTTTTCGTGCCCTTTCTCGGCACCACCGCACTGACCAGCAAGTTCGTACCCGGCATGCTCACCGGCGGCAAGGCGGTTGGTGTGTTCCTGCACGCGCTGCGCCTGCCGGATGGCAGTGGCTACAAGGTGATCCTCGAGGCCGCTCCCGAGGGTATGTACAGCGACAACGTGGAAGAAGGCGTGGCGGCGATGAGCGAAGTGGTGTCGCGCTACGTGCGCAACTACCCGAGCCAGTACATGTGGAGCATGAAGCGCTTCAAGAAGCGTCCGGACGGCGAGGCCAAGTGGTACTGA
- a CDS encoding pyridoxamine 5'-phosphate oxidase family protein, with the protein MTTTITTLDELQALYGESHERSRRKELPQLIEPYRALIQASPFVVLASAGPDGLDCSPRGDAPGFVQILDDRTLLLPDRPGNNRIDSLRNIVQNPQVALLFLIPGVGESLRVNGRADISLDPELLELGRAQGKLPRSVLRIHIDSCYFQCSKAAVRSGLWDTSRQVERASLPSAGDIFRCIVEEFDVDAYERDMQQRLRTTLY; encoded by the coding sequence ATGACCACCACCATCACCACACTGGACGAACTGCAGGCGTTGTATGGGGAAAGCCACGAACGCTCGCGGCGCAAGGAACTGCCGCAACTGATCGAACCCTACCGTGCGCTGATCCAGGCCTCACCCTTCGTGGTGCTGGCCAGCGCCGGCCCGGATGGCCTGGATTGCTCGCCGCGTGGCGATGCGCCAGGGTTCGTACAGATTCTCGACGACCGGACCCTGCTGCTGCCGGATCGCCCCGGCAACAACCGCATCGACAGTCTGCGCAACATCGTGCAGAACCCGCAGGTGGCGCTGCTGTTCCTGATTCCGGGCGTTGGCGAGAGCCTGCGGGTCAATGGTCGCGCCGATATCTCCCTTGACCCCGAATTGCTGGAGCTGGGCCGCGCCCAGGGCAAGTTGCCGCGCAGCGTGCTGCGTATCCATATCGACAGTTGCTACTTCCAGTGCTCCAAGGCAGCAGTGCGTTCAGGCCTGTGGGATACCTCGCGCCAGGTGGAGCGCGCCAGCCTGCCGAGTGCTGGCGATATCTTCCGCTGTATCGTCGAAGAGTTCGACGTGGACGCCTACGAGCGAGACATGCAGCAACGGCTTCGCACGACCCTTTACTGA
- a CDS encoding DNA-3-methyladenine glycosylase I, translating into MPRCFWCTDDPLYQAYHDEEWGVPQRDAGHLFEMLLLEGAQAGLSWITVLKKRERYRQVLHGFDPERLARLTDEEIEVLMQDPGIIRNRLKLKAVRQNAQAWLKLEDPVALLWSFVGGVPKVNHFSDRSQMLAVTPEAEAMSKALKKAGFTFVGPTICYAFMQATGMVMDHTTDCDRYAQLRAP; encoded by the coding sequence ATGCCCCGCTGCTTCTGGTGTACCGACGATCCGCTGTACCAGGCCTATCACGACGAGGAATGGGGCGTGCCGCAGCGCGATGCCGGTCATCTGTTCGAGATGCTGCTGCTTGAAGGCGCGCAGGCCGGCCTGTCGTGGATCACCGTGCTGAAGAAACGCGAGCGTTATCGCCAGGTGCTGCATGGGTTCGATCCCGAGCGCCTGGCTCGACTCACTGACGAAGAGATCGAGGTGCTGATGCAGGATCCGGGGATCATCCGCAATCGCCTCAAGCTCAAGGCCGTGCGGCAGAATGCCCAGGCCTGGCTGAAGCTGGAGGATCCGGTGGCACTGCTCTGGTCGTTCGTCGGCGGCGTGCCGAAGGTCAACCACTTCAGCGACCGTAGCCAGATGCTGGCGGTAACGCCCGAAGCCGAGGCGATGAGCAAGGCGCTGAAGAAGGCCGGCTTCACCTTCGTCGGTCCGACCATCTGCTATGCCTTCATGCAGGCCACGGGTATGGTGATGGATCACACCACCGACTGTGACCGCTATGCGCAACTGAGGGCGCCATGA
- the glyQ gene encoding glycine--tRNA ligase subunit alpha has translation MSQNKPAVRTFQDLILALQNYWAEQGCVVLQPYDMEVGAGTFHTATFLRAVGPETWNAAYVQPSRRPTDGRYGENPNRLQHYYQFQVVLKPNPENFQELYLGSLKAIGLDPEVHDIRFVEDNWESPTLGAWGLGWEIWLNGMEVTQFTYFQQVGGIECYPVTGEITYGLERLAMYLQGVDSVYDLIWTDGPFGTVTYGDVFHQNEVEQSTYNFEHANVEKLFELFDFYESEANRLIELELPLPTYEMVLKASHTFNLLDARRAISVTARQQYILRVRTLARAVAQSYLQARAKLGFPMATPELRDEVLAKLEAQA, from the coding sequence GTGAGCCAGAACAAGCCTGCCGTGCGCACCTTCCAGGATCTGATCCTGGCCCTGCAGAACTACTGGGCCGAGCAGGGCTGCGTGGTGCTGCAACCCTACGACATGGAAGTGGGCGCCGGCACCTTCCACACCGCCACCTTCCTGCGCGCCGTCGGCCCGGAAACCTGGAATGCCGCCTACGTGCAGCCTTCGCGTCGCCCGACCGACGGCCGCTACGGCGAAAACCCCAACCGCCTGCAGCACTACTACCAGTTCCAGGTGGTTCTCAAGCCCAACCCGGAGAACTTCCAGGAGCTGTACCTGGGCTCGCTGAAAGCCATCGGCCTCGACCCGGAAGTCCACGACATCCGCTTCGTCGAGGACAACTGGGAATCGCCGACTCTCGGCGCCTGGGGTCTGGGCTGGGAAATCTGGCTCAACGGCATGGAAGTCACCCAGTTCACCTACTTCCAGCAGGTCGGTGGCATCGAGTGCTACCCGGTGACCGGCGAGATCACCTACGGCCTGGAGCGCCTGGCCATGTACCTGCAGGGCGTCGACTCGGTCTACGACCTGATCTGGACCGACGGCCCGTTCGGCACCGTGACCTACGGCGATGTGTTCCACCAGAACGAAGTGGAACAGTCCACCTACAACTTCGAGCACGCCAACGTCGAGAAGCTGTTCGAGCTGTTCGACTTCTACGAGAGCGAAGCCAACCGTCTGATCGAGCTGGAGCTGCCGCTGCCCACCTACGAGATGGTGCTCAAGGCCTCGCACACCTTCAACCTGCTGGACGCCCGCCGCGCCATCTCGGTGACCGCACGCCAGCAGTACATCCTGCGCGTGCGCACCCTGGCCCGCGCCGTGGCGCAGAGCTACCTGCAGGCGCGCGCCAAGCTCGGCTTCCCCATGGCCACCCCCGAACTGCGTGACGAAGTACTGGCCAAGCTGGAGGCGCAAGCATGA
- the glyS gene encoding glycine--tRNA ligase subunit beta has product MSAQDFLVELGTEELPPKALKSLGDAFLAGIEKGLKAAGLGYAGTRVYAAPRRLAVLVEQLEEQQADRSMNLDGPPIQAAFDADGNPTQAALGFARKCGVDIAEIDRSGAKLRFAQHIPGQPAVNLLPTIVQDSLNDLPIPKRMRWAARRDEFVRPTQWLVMLFGDAVVDCEILAQKSGRVSRGHRFHANRDVRISSPANYAEDLRSAYVLADFAERRELISRRVDELAAAEQGSAIVPPALLDEVTALVEWPVPLVCSFEERFLEVPQEALISTMQDNQKYFCLLDANGKLLPRFITVANVESKDPAQIVSGNEKVVRPRLTDAEFFFKQDKKQKLEGFNQRLANVVFQAQLGSVFDKAQRVSALAGFIAREVGGDAKRAARAGLLSKCDLATEMVGEFPEMQGIAGYYYALNDGEPQDVALALNEQYMPRGAGAELPSTLTGAAVAVADKLDTLVGIFGIGMLPTGSKDPYALRRAALGVLRILIEKGLDLDLAAAVDFAVAQYAGKIKTEGLAAQVLEFIFDRLRARYEDEGIEVAVYQAVRAVTPTSPLDFDQRVQAVQAFRKLPQAAALAAANKRVSNLLSKAEGGVAAQVEAHYFDNPSEFALHAAIQQADQAVQPLAAARQYNEALAKLASLREPVDAFFEAVLVNAEDARVRANRYALLARLRGLFLGVADISVLG; this is encoded by the coding sequence ATGAGTGCACAAGATTTCCTGGTCGAACTGGGCACTGAAGAGTTGCCACCCAAAGCCCTGAAAAGCCTCGGTGATGCCTTCCTCGCCGGTATCGAGAAAGGCCTCAAGGCCGCTGGCCTGGGCTATGCCGGCACCCGCGTGTACGCCGCGCCGCGCCGCCTGGCGGTGCTGGTCGAGCAGCTCGAAGAGCAGCAGGCCGACCGCAGCATGAACCTCGATGGCCCGCCCATCCAGGCCGCCTTCGACGCCGACGGCAACCCGACCCAAGCCGCCCTGGGCTTCGCCCGCAAGTGCGGCGTGGACATCGCCGAGATCGACCGCAGCGGCGCGAAACTGCGTTTCGCCCAGCACATCCCCGGCCAGCCAGCGGTAAACCTGCTGCCGACCATCGTGCAGGATTCGCTGAACGACCTGCCCATCCCGAAACGCATGCGCTGGGCCGCCCGTCGTGACGAGTTCGTGCGTCCGACCCAATGGCTGGTGATGCTGTTCGGCGACGCCGTGGTCGACTGCGAGATCCTCGCGCAGAAGTCTGGTCGCGTCTCCCGTGGCCACCGCTTCCACGCCAACCGTGACGTGCGCATCAGCAGCCCGGCCAACTACGCCGAAGATCTGCGTAGCGCCTATGTGCTGGCCGACTTTGCCGAACGCCGCGAGCTCATCAGCCGCCGTGTCGACGAACTGGCTGCGGCCGAGCAGGGCAGCGCCATCGTGCCGCCAGCGCTGCTGGATGAAGTGACCGCCCTGGTCGAGTGGCCGGTGCCGCTGGTCTGCTCCTTCGAGGAACGCTTCCTCGAGGTGCCGCAGGAAGCGCTGATCAGCACCATGCAGGACAACCAGAAGTACTTCTGCCTGCTTGATGCGAACGGCAAGCTGCTGCCGCGCTTCATCACCGTGGCCAACGTCGAGTCCAAGGATCCGGCGCAGATCGTCTCGGGTAACGAGAAGGTGGTGCGTCCGCGCCTGACCGACGCCGAGTTCTTCTTCAAGCAGGACAAGAAGCAGAAGCTCGAAGGCTTCAACCAGCGCCTGGCCAACGTGGTGTTCCAGGCCCAGCTCGGTTCGGTGTTCGACAAGGCTCAACGCGTGTCCGCCCTTGCCGGTTTCATCGCCCGTGAAGTCGGTGGCGACGCTAAGCGCGCCGCCCGTGCCGGCCTACTGTCCAAATGCGACCTGGCCACCGAGATGGTTGGCGAATTCCCCGAGATGCAGGGCATCGCCGGCTACTACTACGCGCTCAACGACGGTGAGCCACAGGACGTCGCCCTGGCGCTGAACGAGCAGTACATGCCGCGTGGTGCCGGCGCCGAACTGCCGAGCACCCTCACCGGTGCCGCCGTGGCGGTGGCCGACAAGCTCGACACCCTGGTCGGCATCTTCGGTATCGGCATGCTGCCGACCGGTTCGAAAGACCCCTATGCCCTGCGTCGTGCCGCCCTCGGCGTGCTGCGCATCCTGATCGAGAAGGGCCTGGATCTGGATCTGGCCGCCGCGGTCGACTTCGCCGTCGCCCAGTACGCCGGCAAGATCAAGACCGAAGGCCTGGCCGCCCAGGTGCTGGAGTTCATCTTCGACCGCCTGCGTGCGCGCTACGAAGATGAAGGCATCGAAGTGGCCGTTTACCAGGCGGTACGTGCGGTCACTCCGACCTCGCCGCTGGACTTCGACCAGCGCGTGCAGGCCGTGCAGGCCTTCCGCAAGCTGCCACAGGCCGCTGCCCTGGCCGCCGCCAACAAGCGCGTGTCGAACCTGCTGAGCAAGGCCGAAGGTGGCGTCGCCGCCCAGGTCGAAGCGCACTACTTCGACAACCCCAGCGAGTTTGCCCTGCACGCCGCCATCCAGCAGGCCGACCAGGCTGTACAGCCGCTGGCAGCCGCCCGCCAGTACAACGAAGCCCTGGCCAAGCTGGCCAGTCTGCGTGAGCCGGTGGATGCCTTCTTCGAAGCGGTGCTGGTCAACGCCGAGGATGCGCGCGTGCGCGCCAACCGCTATGCCCTGCTGGCTCGCCTGCGCGGGCTGTTCCTCGGTGTGGCGGACATCTCGGTACTGGGCTGA
- the gmhB gene encoding D-glycero-beta-D-manno-heptose 1,7-bisphosphate 7-phosphatase, which yields MKLLILDRDGVINEDSDAYIKTLDEWLPIPSSITAIARLSKAGWTVAVATNQSGIARGYYDLATLESMHARLRELVAEQGGEVGLIVYCPHGPDDGCDCRKPKPGMLQQIAAHYATELAGIWFVGDSSGDLQAALAVDCQPVLVKTGKGERTLAKPLPPGTLVFDDLAAVADQLLS from the coding sequence ATGAAACTGCTGATCCTCGACCGCGACGGCGTCATCAACGAAGACTCCGACGCCTATATCAAGACGCTCGACGAGTGGCTTCCCATTCCCTCATCGATCACCGCCATCGCGCGCCTGTCGAAAGCGGGCTGGACAGTGGCCGTGGCCACCAACCAGTCCGGCATCGCTCGCGGCTACTACGACCTGGCAACCCTGGAGTCGATGCACGCGCGTCTGCGCGAGCTGGTGGCGGAGCAGGGTGGTGAGGTCGGCCTGATCGTTTACTGCCCGCACGGGCCGGACGACGGCTGTGACTGCCGCAAGCCGAAACCGGGTATGTTGCAGCAGATCGCTGCGCACTACGCCACGGAACTGGCAGGAATCTGGTTCGTTGGCGATAGCAGCGGTGACCTGCAAGCCGCGTTGGCCGTCGATTGTCAGCCTGTGCTGGTGAAAACCGGCAAGGGCGAACGAACCCTGGCCAAGCCACTGCCGCCAGGAACCCTGGTATTCGATGATCTGGCGGCGGTCGCCGATCAACTGCTCTCATAA
- a CDS encoding 1-acyl-sn-glycerol-3-phosphate acyltransferase: protein MAIVQAFRVTLFYLLLSSSSFFWCLISLVVAPLLPFRQRYRFVVQAWCSCAVWLAKVIVGIRYDVRGVENIPERPCVILSNHQSTWETFFLSAYFEPLSQVVKRELLRVPFFGWGMALLKPIAIDRSNPKAALKQLAKQGDERLKQGAWVLVFPEGTRIPPGQIGKFSRGGTALAVNAGLPVLPIAHNAGEFWPKAGWGKRSGTIQVIIGQPMYAEGDGPRAIAELNERAFQWACRQQAELRGEEPQLSRLGETA, encoded by the coding sequence ATGGCGATCGTGCAGGCATTCAGAGTCACGCTTTTCTACCTGCTGCTGTCGTCCAGCTCGTTCTTCTGGTGCCTGATCAGCCTGGTGGTCGCACCTTTGCTGCCGTTCCGCCAACGCTACCGCTTCGTGGTTCAGGCCTGGTGTAGCTGCGCCGTGTGGCTGGCCAAAGTGATCGTCGGTATCCGCTATGACGTGCGTGGCGTGGAGAATATCCCCGAGCGCCCCTGCGTGATCCTCTCCAACCACCAGAGCACCTGGGAAACCTTCTTCCTCTCCGCCTATTTCGAACCGCTCAGCCAGGTGGTCAAGCGCGAGCTGTTGCGCGTGCCGTTCTTCGGCTGGGGCATGGCGCTGCTCAAGCCCATCGCCATCGACCGCAGCAACCCCAAGGCCGCGCTCAAGCAATTGGCCAAGCAGGGCGACGAACGTCTCAAGCAGGGTGCCTGGGTACTGGTGTTCCCCGAAGGCACGCGGATTCCGCCCGGCCAGATCGGCAAGTTCTCCCGCGGCGGCACTGCCCTGGCGGTGAACGCCGGCCTGCCGGTACTGCCCATCGCGCACAACGCCGGCGAATTCTGGCCCAAGGCAGGCTGGGGCAAGCGCTCGGGCACCATTCAGGTGATCATCGGCCAGCCGATGTACGCCGAGGGCGACGGCCCGCGTGCCATCGCCGAACTCAACGAGCGAGCCTTCCAGTGGGCCTGCCGGCAGCAGGCCGAGCTGCGGGGCGAAGAGCCGCAGCTGAGCCGCCTGGGAGAGACTGCCTGA
- a CDS encoding CDP-alcohol phosphatidyltransferase family protein: protein MPSIYQLKPAFQNLLRPGVERLYARGVTANQVTLAAAVVSVLLGVLLAAFSHIAWLFALIPLWMLLRMALNAVDGMLAREFGQQSKLGAYLNELCDVIADSALYLPFALVAGVSPLLVIVVVLLAVISEYAGVLGPMVGASRRYDGPMGKSDRAFCFGVLGAGVATGLLTALWINSLLAVVLALLLYTLYNRVRHGLAETA, encoded by the coding sequence ATGCCATCGATCTACCAGCTCAAACCGGCCTTCCAGAACCTGCTGCGCCCCGGCGTCGAACGTCTGTACGCCCGTGGCGTCACCGCCAATCAAGTCACTCTGGCCGCTGCCGTCGTCTCCGTGCTACTCGGCGTCCTGCTCGCTGCTTTCAGCCACATTGCCTGGCTGTTCGCCCTGATCCCCCTGTGGATGCTGCTGCGCATGGCACTGAACGCCGTCGACGGCATGCTCGCGCGCGAATTTGGTCAACAATCGAAGCTGGGGGCTTATCTCAACGAGCTCTGCGACGTGATCGCCGACAGCGCGCTGTATCTACCCTTCGCTCTCGTGGCAGGCGTCTCGCCGCTGCTGGTGATTGTTGTTGTGCTGCTGGCGGTGATCAGCGAATACGCCGGCGTGCTTGGCCCCATGGTCGGCGCCTCTCGCCGCTATGACGGACCGATGGGCAAGAGCGATCGCGCCTTCTGCTTCGGCGTGCTCGGTGCAGGCGTCGCCACCGGTCTGCTCACAGCCCTATGGATCAATTCCCTGCTGGCTGTGGTCTTAGCACTGCTGCTCTATACCCTCTATAACCGCGTTCGCCATGGGTTGGCCGAAACGGCCTGA